The following proteins are co-located in the Styela clava chromosome 15, kaStyClav1.hap1.2, whole genome shotgun sequence genome:
- the LOC120334178 gene encoding uncharacterized protein LOC120334178 produces the protein MFIGRKTSRAEKMASKIFKLLLIIHIVVLCVCAKSIENSKGTDKEAESPKLVSNKLKDDEIIWGLWPIAWDSENPKLVSNNLKDSGKILLWPLGWDSENPKGPDVHATMDNP, from the exons ATGTTTATCGGGAGAAAAACATCGCGAGCAGAGAAAATGGCATCGAAGATATTCAAGCTTTTGTTGATTATACATATTGTGGTGCTTTGTGTCTG TGCTAAGAGTATCGAAAACTCCAAAGGAACGGATAAGGAGGCAG AAAGTCCAAAGTTGGTGTCAAACAAACTCAAAGATGACGAAATAATTTGGGGATTGTGGCCGATAGCTTGGGATTCAGAAAATCCAAAGTTGGTGTCAAACAACCTCAAAGATTCCGGAAAAATTCTTCTATGGCCATTAGGTTGGGATTCAGAAAATCCAAA AGGACCTGATGTACATGCAACTATGGATAACCCCTGA
- the LOC120335504 gene encoding uncharacterized protein LOC120335504 isoform X1 — translation MILSVELLILMVSIAWTSTVAESQICYLPRAMELNVEKLIQTMWYSGLQTDDIASMLSCVRFSNFTSTESGFKVITEEHGVSTVEFDLNIDYGVDGTYRLRESQKEYFHEGHVKMNGLDSETVMDMDNFLTNGNSVYLTDYENYLTLFLCPSNGIADKEHRMIRGFFPSPNPTLSQVAAFINALHEIGIFAKFYASTCSEIY, via the exons ATGATTTTGAGCGTTGAATTACTTATACTAATGGTATCCATAGCATGGACATCAACTGTAGCCGAATCACAGATATGTTATCTTCCCCGGGCTATGGAACTTAACGTTGAAAAG CTAATACAAACTATGTGGTATTCCGGACTGCAAACGGATGATATAGCGTCTATGCTTTCTTGTGTCAGATTCAGTAATTTCACGTCCACGGAATCAGGGTTCAAGGTTATTACAGAGGAACATGGTGTCAG CACTGTAGAGTTTGACCTTAATATTGATTATGGCGTGGATGGAACTTATCGTCTGAGGGAATCACAAAAAG AATACTTTCACGAAGGGCACGTAAAAATGAACGGACTTGATAGCGAAACCGTCATGGATATG gacAACTTTCTAACCAATGGCAATTCTGTTTACCTGACTGACTACGAAAATTATTTGACACTTTTCCTTTGTCCGTCGAACGGAATAGCTGATAAAG AGCATCGTATGATTCGTGGATTTTTTCCAAGTCCAAATCCTACTTTGTCACAGGTTGCAGCTTTCATTAATGCTCTTCATGAAATCGGAATATTTGCCAAATTTTATGCCTCTACGTGTTCTGAAATATACTAG
- the LOC120335504 gene encoding uncharacterized protein LOC120335504 isoform X3 yields the protein MILSVELLILMVSIAWTSTVAESQICYLPRAMELNVEKLIQTMWYSGLQTDDIASMLSCVRFSNFTSTESGFKVITEEHGVSTVEFDLNIDYGVDGTYRLRESQKDNFLTNGNSVYLTDYENYLTLFLCPSNGIADKEHRMIRGFFPSPNPTLSQVAAFINALHEIGIFAKFYASTCSEIY from the exons ATGATTTTGAGCGTTGAATTACTTATACTAATGGTATCCATAGCATGGACATCAACTGTAGCCGAATCACAGATATGTTATCTTCCCCGGGCTATGGAACTTAACGTTGAAAAG CTAATACAAACTATGTGGTATTCCGGACTGCAAACGGATGATATAGCGTCTATGCTTTCTTGTGTCAGATTCAGTAATTTCACGTCCACGGAATCAGGGTTCAAGGTTATTACAGAGGAACATGGTGTCAG CACTGTAGAGTTTGACCTTAATATTGATTATGGCGTGGATGGAACTTATCGTCTGAGGGAATCACAAAAAG acAACTTTCTAACCAATGGCAATTCTGTTTACCTGACTGACTACGAAAATTATTTGACACTTTTCCTTTGTCCGTCGAACGGAATAGCTGATAAAG AGCATCGTATGATTCGTGGATTTTTTCCAAGTCCAAATCCTACTTTGTCACAGGTTGCAGCTTTCATTAATGCTCTTCATGAAATCGGAATATTTGCCAAATTTTATGCCTCTACGTGTTCTGAAATATACTAG